From a region of the Podarcis muralis chromosome 16, rPodMur119.hap1.1, whole genome shotgun sequence genome:
- the LOC114586834 gene encoding uncharacterized protein LOC114586834 isoform X1, producing MMETLGEFDNESPLYVSFCKRISPEDFEKQSLTYTQKSLQDLYAKMEQNPGICESIVRKRKQLESEEAGMASYLKAKISSLFKHSNSMEMEEIQEEVEQLKREMQKASNYAFAAKRASQLERRARKTMPGQARLPEQVVAAMPKVFGPYPKQAERSTGSLNTDLKQPQVGISPVNQKRWELIEGQGGQGGGVSKWQVHPTMHGWDREC from the exons ATGATGGAGACCTTGGGTGAATTTGACAACGAATCCCCGCTCTACGTCTCTTTCTGCAAGCGGATTTCCCCAGAGGACTTTGAGAAGCAATCTCTGACGTACACCCAGAAATCCCTGCAGGACCTTTATGCCAAAATGGAGCAGAACCCAGGAATCTGCGAGTCGATTGTGCGCaagaggaagcagctggagagTGAGGAGGCGGGTATGGCGTCCTACTTGAAG GCCAAGATCTCTTCACTATTCAAACACAGCAACTCAATGGAAATGGAGGAGATTCAAGAAGAGGTGGAACAGCTGAAACGGGAGATGCAGAAGGCCAGCAACTACGCTTTTG CGGCCAAGAGGGCATCACAGTTGGAGAGACGGGCAAGGAAGACCATGCCAGGCCAAGCCAGGCTTCCGGAGCAGGTTGTTGCAGCCATGCCCAAAGTCTTTGGTCCTTACCCAAAGCAG GCAGAGAGATCGACGGGTTCTCTGAACACGGACTTGAAGCAGCCCCAGGTTGGCATATCACCAGTCAATCAAAAGAGGTGGGAGCTGATTGAAGGGCAAGGTGGACAGGGAGGGGGGGTCTCAAAGTGGCAAGTTCATCCCACAATGCATGGGTGGGATAGAGAATGTTAA
- the THOC5 gene encoding THO complex subunit 5, which translates to MSSDSSKKRKPKVIRTDGGPSEGKRGRPDTDQDAKYYSEEAEMDLRDPNKDYELYKETCQDLQRLMAEIQELKSKGNKDSASEIEERRIQSCVHFMTLKKLNRLAHIRLKKGRDQTHEAKQKVDAYHLQLQNLLYEVMHLQKEITKCLEFKSKHEEIELVSVEEFYKEAPAEISKPEITLADPHQQTLSRLDWELEQRKRLAEKYKESLANKEKILKEIEVKKEYLSNLQPRLNSIMQASLPVQEYLSMPFDQVHKQYETARHLPPPLYVLFVQASAYGQACDKKLAVAIEGNVEEAKALCKPPEDSQDDESDSDAEEEQTTKRRRPTLGVQLDDKRKEMLKRHPLSVTVDLKCKDGSLLLLTFYYLMNLNVMTTKAKVTAAAEMSMPISAGDLLCPDTLLSCLYPGDHGKRTPNPANQFQFDKVGIVSLSDYVAELGHPYLWVQKLGGLHFPKDQPQNPVIADNSLSASHMERTMKLLKMRLESRLALHKQFASLEHGILPVSSECQHLFPAKIVSRLVKWTALTYEDYLELSYTKDVVEAGLAEDTHLYYMALIERGTAKLQAAVVLNPGYSSMPPIFSLCLNWKGEKTNSNDDNIRAMESEVSVYYKELYGPKPGYQLLTNQLQRLCVVLDVYLETETHDNSVEGPKEFPQEKMCLRLVRGPSRMKPFKFNHPQGFFSHR; encoded by the exons ATGTCGTCAGACTCCAGTAAGAAACGGAAGCCGAAGGTCATCCGGACAGATGGAGGCCCATCGGAAGGCAAGAGGGGCCGGCCAGACACTGATCAG GATGCCAAATATTACAGTGAAGAGGCTGAGATGGACCTGCGGGACCCCAACAAAGATTACGAACTTTACAAAGAGACCTGCCAGGACCTCCAGAGGCTTATGGCAGAAATCCAGGAGCTGAAGAGCAAAGGCAACAAAGACAgt GCTTCCGAGATTGAGGAGCGTCGCATCCAGAGCTGCGTCCACTTCATGACCCTGAAGAAACTCAACCGTTTGGCTCACATCCGGTTAAAGAAGGGAAGGGATCAAACCCACGAG GCAAAGCAGAAAGTGGATGCTTATCACCTACAGCTCCAAAATCTGCTGTACGAAGTCATGCACCTGCAGAAGGAGATCACAAAATGCCTGGAATTTAA GTCCAAGCATGAGGAGATTGAGCTGGTGAGCGTGGAGGAGTTTTACAAGGAGGCCCCTGCAGAAATCAGCAAGCCGGAGATTACGCTTGCCGATCCCCACCAGCAGACGCTCTCCCGCCTCGACTGGGAGCTGGAGCAGCGCAAGCG GCTGGCAGAGAAGTACAAAGAAAGTCTGGCAAACAAAGAGAAGATCCTGAAAGAGATAGAAGTGAAGAAGGAATACCTCAGTAACCTCCAGCCTCGGCTCAACAGCATCATGCAG GCTTCACTCCCTGTCCAGGAGTACCTTTCCATGCCTTTTGACCAGGTTCACAAGCAGTATGAGACGGCCAGGCATCTCCCGCCACCCCTCTATGTGCTCTTTGTCCAAGCCAGTGCCTACGGCCAGGCCTGTG ACAAGAAGCTGGCTGTGGCTATCGAAGGCAACGTGGAGGAAGCCAAAGCTCTCTGCAAACCTCCAGAGGACTCTCAGG ATGATGAGAGTGACTCGGATGCCGAGGAGGAACAGACCACG AAGCGTCGCCGCCCAACCTTAGGGGTGCAGCTGGATGACAAGCGGAAGGAAATGCTCAAGAGGCACCCACTGTCCGTCACTGTCGACCTGAAATGCAAAG atggcagcctcctcctcctcaccttctACTATCTGATGAACCTCAACGTCATGACGACGAAAGCCAAGGTGACGGCAGCTGCGGAGATGTCCATGCCCATCAGTGCCGG AGACTTGCTGTGCCCCGACACCCTCCTGAGCTGCCTGTATCCTGGAGATCACGGAAAGAGGACTCCAAACCCCGCCAACCAGTTCCAGTTTGATAAAGTCGG GATCGTGTCCCTGAGCGACTACGTTGCAGAACTGGGACACCCTTACCTGTGGGTGCAGAAGTTGGGGGGCCTCCATTTCCCCAAGGATCAGCCCCAG AATCCTGTGATTGCCGATAACTCACTGAGCGCTAGCCACATGGAGAGGACGATGAAATTGCTCAAGATGAGGCTGGAGTCCCGCCTTGCTCTACACAAGCAGTTTGCTTCCCTTG AGCATGGCATTCTGCCGGTCTCCAGCGAGTGCCAGCATCTCTTTCCGGCAAAGATTGTGTCGCGGTTGGTGAAGTGGACAGCGCTCACGTACGAGGATTACCTG GAGCTGTCCTACACAAAAGATGTCGTCGAGGCCGGTTTGGCCGAGGACACACACCTGTACTACATGGCCCTGATTGAAAGAGGAACAG CTAAGCTGCAGGCAGCGGTGGTGCTGAACCCAGGCTACTCCTCCATGCCTCCCATCTTCAGCCTGTGCCTGAACTGGAAAGGGGAGAAGACCAACAGCAACGACGACAACATCCGG GCCATGGAGAGCGAGGTCTCTGTTTACTACAAAGAGCTGTACGGTCCCAAGCCAGGCTACCAGCTTCTGACCAACCAGCTGCAGCGCTTGTGTGTCGTCCTGGATGTCTACCTTGAGACGGAGACCCACGACAACAGTGTGGAGGGGCCCAAGGAGTTTCCGCAGGAGAAAATGTGTCTGCGCCTCGTCAG GGGCCCCAGTCGGATGAAGCCCTTCAAGTTCAACCATCCTCAGGGCTTCTTCAGCCATCGCTGA